One Apodemus sylvaticus chromosome 23, mApoSyl1.1, whole genome shotgun sequence genomic window carries:
- the LOC127673720 gene encoding LOW QUALITY PROTEIN: noncompact myelin-associated protein-like (The sequence of the model RefSeq protein was modified relative to this genomic sequence to represent the inferred CDS: inserted 2 bases in 2 codons) — MTTATTLGDTIFSLNMTRGEDALHRSSGAIVAAITVVVIIIVTXVLILLKMXNRRMRTRGKLEPKSPKPPVPPALDPNSNGDQQLATVTFDPADVHVDTW; from the exons ATGACCACAGCCACCACTTTGGGGGACACCATCTTCTCGCTGAACATGACCAGGGGAGAGGATGCCCTCCATAGGAGTTCTGGAGCCATTGTGGCTGCCATCACGGTGGTTGTCATCATCATTGTCA TGGTACTGATCCTGCTGAAGA TAAACAGGAGAATGAGGACCAGGGGGAAGTTGGAGCCCAAGAGCCCAAAGCCACCTGTCCCTCCTGCCCTGGACCCAAACAGCAATGGCGACCAGCAGCTTGCTACTGTGACCTTTGACCCTGCCGATGTCCATGTGGATACTTGGTGA